The following proteins are encoded in a genomic region of Triticum dicoccoides isolate Atlit2015 ecotype Zavitan chromosome 1B, WEW_v2.0, whole genome shotgun sequence:
- the LOC119320888 gene encoding receptor-like protein EIX2, with the protein MAGHAQASTTPLLCLSLCLLVLLSSAQRATGMYLDAGGNHETFSGGTVPESFSVRSRNSSNSSGAGAAFCRLLSLQILDLSNNQLTGELPDCWWNLQALQFMDLSNNSFSGQIPAAKASHNCSLESLHLAGNDFTGTFPRVLEGCDSLATLDIGSNKFFGAIPPWIGTQVPSLRILSLRSNNFTGVIPVELSRLSKLQLLDLANNRLTGKIPVAFGNLTSMRNPEIVSSTASLEGSTYQDRIDIIWKGQELIFQRTIRLLTGIDLSGNLLSQCIPEELTNLQGLRFLNLSRNHLSCGIPEDIGSLKNLEFLDLSCNELSGHIPQSISFLSTLSIFNISNNHLSGKIPSGSQMQTLTEPSFYRNNSGLCGFPLADCPNTSPALDEKTGEGEDQWLYYCVTAGVVFGFWLWFGLLFSVETWRCALLFSVDGMQSKIMQKVSHIDQFISKSSSDQYM; encoded by the coding sequence ATGGCAGGACACGCCCAAGCTTCAACAACACCTCTGCTGTGCCTCTCCCTCTGCCTTCTAGTACTGCTATCCTCTGCTCAACGGGCGACGGGCATGTACCTCGACGCCGGCGGAAACCACGAGACCTTCTCCGGCGGCACCGTGCCTGAGAGCTTCAGCGTGCGGAGCCGCAACTCCTCCAACAGCTCCGGCGCCGGCGCGGCCTTCTGCAGGCTCCTCTCCCTCCAGATCCTCGACCTGTCCAACAACCAGCTCACGGGCGAGCTCCCTGACTGCTGGTGGAATCTGCAGGCTCTGCAGTTCATGGACCTCTCCAACAACTCCTTCTCGGGCCAAATCCCCGCTGCCAAGGCAAGTCACAACTGCTCCCTCGAGTCGCTCCATCTCGCCGGCAATGACTTCACCGGCACCTTCCCGCGGGTCTTGGAAGGTTGCGACTCGCTGGCCACCCTCGACATCGGGAGTAATAAGTTCTTCGGTGCCATCCCTCCATGGATCGGGACCCAGGTTCCGTCGTTGAGAATCCTTAGCCTTAGATCAAACAATTTCACAGGGGTAATCCCTGTGGAGTTGTCGCGGCTCTCTAAACTCCAGCTGCTCGACCTCGCCAACAACAGACTCACAGGAAAAATTCCGGTAGCATTCGGCAACTTGACCTCCATGAGGAACCCAGAAATTGTGTCGAGTACGGCGTCGCTGGAAGGGTCGACTTATCAGGATAGAATCGATATAATCTGGAAGGGCCAGGAGCTCATCTTCCAAAGAACCATCCGGTTATTGACCGGCATCGATCTGTCAGGCAATCTCTTGTCTCAGTGCATCCCTGAAGAGCTAACCAACCTGCAGGGCCTCCGATTTCTGAACCTGTCAAGAAATCATCTGTCATGCGGCATCCCTGAAGATATCGGCAGTTTGAAGAATCTCGAGTTTCTTGATCTATCATGTAATGAGCTTTCAGGACACATTCCACAGAGCATCTCGTTCTTGTCGACGCTCAGCATATTCAACATCTCCAACAATCATTTGTCAGGCAAGATACCTTCTGGGAGCCAGATGCAGACGTTGACTGAGCCTTCGTTTTACCGGAACAATTCCGGCCTTTGCGGATTTCCTCTAGCCGATTGTCCAAATACTTCGCCTGCTTTGGATGAGAAAACCGGTGAAGGGGAGGACCAGTGGCTGTACTACTGTGTGACTGCCGGGGTTGTTTTTGGATTTTGGCTATGGTTTGGACTGCTCTTTTCAGTTGAGACATGGAGATGTGCTCTTCTCTTCTCTGTCGATGGCATGCAATCCAAGATTATGCAGAAGGTGTCACATATTGACCAGTTTATTTCAAAAAGTAGTAGTGATCAATATATGTAA